A window from Balearica regulorum gibbericeps isolate bBalReg1 chromosome 1, bBalReg1.pri, whole genome shotgun sequence encodes these proteins:
- the POSTN gene encoding periostin isoform X3, translating into MKIFFLVTFSIFLLSAFEQAAASAHYDKILTHSRIRARDQGPNVCALQQVMGTKKKYFSTCRNWYQGAICGKKATVLYECCPGYMKMDGMRGCPAVAPIDHVYGTLGIVGATSTQQYSDISKLREEIEGRGSFTFFAPSNEAWEQLNSEIHRNLVDNVNIELYNALHHHMVNKRMLTKDLKNGMTLVSMYNNQKLLINHYPNGVVTVNCARIIHGNQIATNGVVHVIDRVLTAVGNTIQDFIEVEDDLSSLRAAAITSDVLDILGRPGHYTLFAPTNEAFERLPRGVLERIMGDKVASEALVKFHILNTLQCSEAITGGAVYETLEGNTVEVGCDGESLTVNGVKMVKRKDIVTSNGVIHLIDEVLIPDSAKQVIELGGAQQTTFTDLVAQLGLASSLRPEGQYTLLAPLNGAFSDDTLRMDQRLLKTILQNHIIKVKVGLNELYNGQELETIGGKLLRVFVYRTAVCIENSCMVRGSKEGRNGFIHIFRQIINPAEKTLHEMLRNDKRFSVFLSLVKAADLDDVLSRPGEWTLFVPTNDAFKGLTDDDKDILIRDKNALRNILLYHLTQGVFIGSGFEPGVTNILKTIQGGKLYLKTVNDTLLVNELKSRESDLMATNGVIHVIDKLLYPADLPVGNDQLLTILKKLIKYIQIKFVRDSTFKEIPLTFYKINIIESNVQPIIRKEDPSITQLTKLIEGEPEFKIVREGETITKVIHGEPIIKTYTKIIDGRPVEVTEKKVTEERIIQGPEIKYTRITAGGSDNEEKLKKLLEEEVTKVTKFIEGDGHLLEDEEIKRLLQGEAPVRKVQPTRRTQGRRRTRLVHS; encoded by the exons AACTGTCTTATATGAGTGCTGTCCTGGCTATATGAAGATGGATGGTATGAGAGGATGTCCTGCAG TTGCTCCTATTGATCACGTATATGGCACACTTGGTATTGTGGGAGCTACCTCCACACAGCAGTATTCTGACATATCAAAGCTGAGAGAAGAGATTGAGGGTCGAGGATCATTCACTTTCTTTGCACCAAGCAATGAAGCCTGGGAGCAATTAAATTca gaaATTCACAGAAATTTGGTTGACAATGTAAATATTGAACTATATAACGCTCTCCACCATCACATGGTAAACAAGCGCATGTTGACAAAAGATCTTAAGAATGGCATGACTCTGGTGTCTATGTATAATAACCAGAAATTGCTAATTAACCATTATCCTAATGGA GTTGTTACTGTTAACTGTGCCAGGATCATCCATGGAAACCAGATCGCTACCAATGGTGTTGTTCATGTCATTGATCGTGTCCTGACTGCTGTTGGAAATACCATTCAAGATTTCATTGAAGTTGAGGATGATCTTTCATCTCTTAGA gcTGCTGCCATTACATCAGATGTTTTGGATATTCTTGGAAGGCCTGGTCATTACACACTCTTTGCTCCCACTAATGAAGCTTTTGAGAGACTTCCAAGGGGAGTCTTAGAAAGGATCATGGGTGACAAGGTGGCTTCTGAAG CTCTCGTGAAGttccatattttaaatactctcCAGTGCTCTGAAGCCATCACAGGTGGAGCTGTCTATGAAACCTTGGAAGGAAACACAGTTGAAGTTGGTTGTGATGGTGAAAGTCTGACTGTGAATGGAGTGAAGATGGTGAAACGCAAAGATATTGTGACAAGCAATGGCGTTATCCACCTCATTGATGAAGTGCTAATTCCTGATTCTG CCAAGCAAGTCATTGAGCTTGGGGGTGCCCAGCAGACTACTTTTACAGACCTGGTGGCACAGCTAGGACTGGCATCTTCTCTAAGACCAGAAGGCCAATACACTCTCCTGGCACCTCTGAATGGTGCTTTCTCAG ATGACACCTTAAGGATGGATCAACGCCTTCTTAAAACAATCCTGCAGAATCACATTATAAAAGTGAAAGTTGGGCTCAATGAACTGTACAATGGACAAGAGCTGGAGACTATTGGAGGAAAACTGCTTAGAGTCTTTGTGTATCGCACA GCTGTATGTATTGAAAATTCGTGCATGGTCAGAGGAAGTAAAGAAGGAAGGAATggttttattcacattttcagaCAGATCATCAATCCAGCAGAAAAGACATTGCATGAAATGCTAAGAAATGATAAACGGTTTAG CGTTTTCCTCAGTCTGGTGAAAGCTGCAGATTTAGATGATGTTCTGTCACGGCCTGGAGAATGGACTCTGTTTGTTCCAACTAATGATGCCTTTAAAGGTTTGACTGATGACGATAAGGATATATTGATAA gaGACAAAAATGCTCTCAGGAACATTCTCCTTTACCACTTGACACAAGGAGTTTTCATTGGAAGTGGCTTTGAGCCTGGTGTGACAAACATTCTTAAAACTATCCAAGGAGGGAAACTCTACTTGAAAACA GTGAATGATACTCTTCTGGTTAATGAACTGAAATCAAGAGAATCTGATCTCATGGCAACCAATGGTGTCATTCATGTTATTGATAAACTGCTATATCCAGCGG ATCTGCCTGTTGGAAATGATCAATTGCTCACAATCCTGAAGAAGTTGATTAAGTACATTCAAATTAAG tTTGTTCGTGACAGTACCTTCAAAGAGATTCCACTGACGTTTTACA AAATTAACATAATTGAAAGCAACGTCCAGCCCATCATCAGAAAGGAAG ACCCATCTATCACACAGCTCACTAAATTAATTGAAGGGGAACCTGAGTTCAAAATAGTCAGGGAAGGGGAGACAATAACTAAAGTGATTCATGGAG AACCAATTATTAAAACATATACCAAAATCATTGATGGGCGACCTGTGgaagtgacagagaaaaaagtaacagaagaaagaattatTCAAG gtcctgaaataaaatataccaGAATTACTGCAGGTGGTTCAGACAATgaagaaaagttaaagaaatTGCTTGAGGAAG AGGTTACCAAGGTGACCAAATTTATTGAAGGTGATGGTCATTTACTTGAAGATGAAGAAATCAAAAGACTTCTGCAGGGAG aagCACCTGTACGGAAAGTACAACCAACCAGGAGGACACAag GAAGAAGGAGGACAAGACTAGTTCATTCCTAA
- the POSTN gene encoding periostin isoform X4 — protein MKIFFLVTFSIFLLSAFEQAAASAHYDKILTHSRIRARDQGPNVCALQQVMGTKKKYFSTCRNWYQGAICGKKATVLYECCPGYMKMDGMRGCPAVAPIDHVYGTLGIVGATSTQQYSDISKLREEIEGRGSFTFFAPSNEAWEQLNSEIHRNLVDNVNIELYNALHHHMVNKRMLTKDLKNGMTLVSMYNNQKLLINHYPNGVVTVNCARIIHGNQIATNGVVHVIDRVLTAVGNTIQDFIEVEDDLSSLRAAAITSDVLDILGRPGHYTLFAPTNEAFERLPRGVLERIMGDKVASEALVKFHILNTLQCSEAITGGAVYETLEGNTVEVGCDGESLTVNGVKMVKRKDIVTSNGVIHLIDEVLIPDSAKQVIELGGAQQTTFTDLVAQLGLASSLRPEGQYTLLAPLNGAFSDDTLRMDQRLLKTILQNHIIKVKVGLNELYNGQELETIGGKLLRVFVYRTAVCIENSCMVRGSKEGRNGFIHIFRQIINPAEKTLHEMLRNDKRFSVFLSLVKAADLDDVLSRPGEWTLFVPTNDAFKGLTDDDKDILIRDKNALRNILLYHLTQGVFIGSGFEPGVTNILKTIQGGKLYLKTVNDTLLVNELKSRESDLMATNGVIHVIDKLLYPADLPVGNDQLLTILKKLIKYIQIKFVRDSTFKEIPLTFYKINIIESNVQPIIRKEDPSITQLTKLIEGEPEFKIVREGETITKVIHGGPEIKYTRITAGGSDNEEKLKKLLEEEVTKVTKFIEGDGHLLEDEEIKRLLQGAGTEYTKVTKVIEGEPQIIEREIKKVHLEEAPVRKVQPTRRTQGRRRTRLVHS, from the exons AACTGTCTTATATGAGTGCTGTCCTGGCTATATGAAGATGGATGGTATGAGAGGATGTCCTGCAG TTGCTCCTATTGATCACGTATATGGCACACTTGGTATTGTGGGAGCTACCTCCACACAGCAGTATTCTGACATATCAAAGCTGAGAGAAGAGATTGAGGGTCGAGGATCATTCACTTTCTTTGCACCAAGCAATGAAGCCTGGGAGCAATTAAATTca gaaATTCACAGAAATTTGGTTGACAATGTAAATATTGAACTATATAACGCTCTCCACCATCACATGGTAAACAAGCGCATGTTGACAAAAGATCTTAAGAATGGCATGACTCTGGTGTCTATGTATAATAACCAGAAATTGCTAATTAACCATTATCCTAATGGA GTTGTTACTGTTAACTGTGCCAGGATCATCCATGGAAACCAGATCGCTACCAATGGTGTTGTTCATGTCATTGATCGTGTCCTGACTGCTGTTGGAAATACCATTCAAGATTTCATTGAAGTTGAGGATGATCTTTCATCTCTTAGA gcTGCTGCCATTACATCAGATGTTTTGGATATTCTTGGAAGGCCTGGTCATTACACACTCTTTGCTCCCACTAATGAAGCTTTTGAGAGACTTCCAAGGGGAGTCTTAGAAAGGATCATGGGTGACAAGGTGGCTTCTGAAG CTCTCGTGAAGttccatattttaaatactctcCAGTGCTCTGAAGCCATCACAGGTGGAGCTGTCTATGAAACCTTGGAAGGAAACACAGTTGAAGTTGGTTGTGATGGTGAAAGTCTGACTGTGAATGGAGTGAAGATGGTGAAACGCAAAGATATTGTGACAAGCAATGGCGTTATCCACCTCATTGATGAAGTGCTAATTCCTGATTCTG CCAAGCAAGTCATTGAGCTTGGGGGTGCCCAGCAGACTACTTTTACAGACCTGGTGGCACAGCTAGGACTGGCATCTTCTCTAAGACCAGAAGGCCAATACACTCTCCTGGCACCTCTGAATGGTGCTTTCTCAG ATGACACCTTAAGGATGGATCAACGCCTTCTTAAAACAATCCTGCAGAATCACATTATAAAAGTGAAAGTTGGGCTCAATGAACTGTACAATGGACAAGAGCTGGAGACTATTGGAGGAAAACTGCTTAGAGTCTTTGTGTATCGCACA GCTGTATGTATTGAAAATTCGTGCATGGTCAGAGGAAGTAAAGAAGGAAGGAATggttttattcacattttcagaCAGATCATCAATCCAGCAGAAAAGACATTGCATGAAATGCTAAGAAATGATAAACGGTTTAG CGTTTTCCTCAGTCTGGTGAAAGCTGCAGATTTAGATGATGTTCTGTCACGGCCTGGAGAATGGACTCTGTTTGTTCCAACTAATGATGCCTTTAAAGGTTTGACTGATGACGATAAGGATATATTGATAA gaGACAAAAATGCTCTCAGGAACATTCTCCTTTACCACTTGACACAAGGAGTTTTCATTGGAAGTGGCTTTGAGCCTGGTGTGACAAACATTCTTAAAACTATCCAAGGAGGGAAACTCTACTTGAAAACA GTGAATGATACTCTTCTGGTTAATGAACTGAAATCAAGAGAATCTGATCTCATGGCAACCAATGGTGTCATTCATGTTATTGATAAACTGCTATATCCAGCGG ATCTGCCTGTTGGAAATGATCAATTGCTCACAATCCTGAAGAAGTTGATTAAGTACATTCAAATTAAG tTTGTTCGTGACAGTACCTTCAAAGAGATTCCACTGACGTTTTACA AAATTAACATAATTGAAAGCAACGTCCAGCCCATCATCAGAAAGGAAG ACCCATCTATCACACAGCTCACTAAATTAATTGAAGGGGAACCTGAGTTCAAAATAGTCAGGGAAGGGGAGACAATAACTAAAGTGATTCATGGAG gtcctgaaataaaatataccaGAATTACTGCAGGTGGTTCAGACAATgaagaaaagttaaagaaatTGCTTGAGGAAG AGGTTACCAAGGTGACCAAATTTATTGAAGGTGATGGTCATTTACTTGAAGATGAAGAAATCAAAAGACTTCTGCAGGGAG CTGGAACTGAGTACACCAAGGTTACTAAAGTAATTGAGGGAGAGCCACAGATTATCGAGAGAGAAATCAAGAAAGTCCATCTGGAAG aagCACCTGTACGGAAAGTACAACCAACCAGGAGGACACAag GAAGAAGGAGGACAAGACTAGTTCATTCCTAA
- the POSTN gene encoding periostin isoform X9 produces MKIFFLVTFSIFLLSAFEQAAASAHYDKILTHSRIRARDQGPNVCALQQVMGTKKKYFSTCRNWYQGAICGKKATVLYECCPGYMKMDGMRGCPAVAPIDHVYGTLGIVGATSTQQYSDISKLREEIEGRGSFTFFAPSNEAWEQLNSEIHRNLVDNVNIELYNALHHHMVNKRMLTKDLKNGMTLVSMYNNQKLLINHYPNGVVTVNCARIIHGNQIATNGVVHVIDRVLTAVGNTIQDFIEVEDDLSSLRAAAITSDVLDILGRPGHYTLFAPTNEAFERLPRGVLERIMGDKVASEALVKFHILNTLQCSEAITGGAVYETLEGNTVEVGCDGESLTVNGVKMVKRKDIVTSNGVIHLIDEVLIPDSAKQVIELGGAQQTTFTDLVAQLGLASSLRPEGQYTLLAPLNGAFSDDTLRMDQRLLKTILQNHIIKVKVGLNELYNGQELETIGGKLLRVFVYRTAVCIENSCMVRGSKEGRNGFIHIFRQIINPAEKTLHEMLRNDKRFSVFLSLVKAADLDDVLSRPGEWTLFVPTNDAFKGLTDDDKDILIRDKNALRNILLYHLTQGVFIGSGFEPGVTNILKTIQGGKLYLKTVNDTLLVNELKSRESDLMATNGVIHVIDKLLYPADLPVGNDQLLTILKKLIKYIQIKFVRDSTFKEIPLTFYKINIIESNVQPIIRKEDPSITQLTKLIEGEPEFKIVREGETITKVIHGEPIIKTYTKIIDGRPVEVTEKKVTEERIIQGPEIKYTRITAGGSDNEEKLKKLLEEEAPVRKVQPTRRTQGRRRTRLVHS; encoded by the exons AACTGTCTTATATGAGTGCTGTCCTGGCTATATGAAGATGGATGGTATGAGAGGATGTCCTGCAG TTGCTCCTATTGATCACGTATATGGCACACTTGGTATTGTGGGAGCTACCTCCACACAGCAGTATTCTGACATATCAAAGCTGAGAGAAGAGATTGAGGGTCGAGGATCATTCACTTTCTTTGCACCAAGCAATGAAGCCTGGGAGCAATTAAATTca gaaATTCACAGAAATTTGGTTGACAATGTAAATATTGAACTATATAACGCTCTCCACCATCACATGGTAAACAAGCGCATGTTGACAAAAGATCTTAAGAATGGCATGACTCTGGTGTCTATGTATAATAACCAGAAATTGCTAATTAACCATTATCCTAATGGA GTTGTTACTGTTAACTGTGCCAGGATCATCCATGGAAACCAGATCGCTACCAATGGTGTTGTTCATGTCATTGATCGTGTCCTGACTGCTGTTGGAAATACCATTCAAGATTTCATTGAAGTTGAGGATGATCTTTCATCTCTTAGA gcTGCTGCCATTACATCAGATGTTTTGGATATTCTTGGAAGGCCTGGTCATTACACACTCTTTGCTCCCACTAATGAAGCTTTTGAGAGACTTCCAAGGGGAGTCTTAGAAAGGATCATGGGTGACAAGGTGGCTTCTGAAG CTCTCGTGAAGttccatattttaaatactctcCAGTGCTCTGAAGCCATCACAGGTGGAGCTGTCTATGAAACCTTGGAAGGAAACACAGTTGAAGTTGGTTGTGATGGTGAAAGTCTGACTGTGAATGGAGTGAAGATGGTGAAACGCAAAGATATTGTGACAAGCAATGGCGTTATCCACCTCATTGATGAAGTGCTAATTCCTGATTCTG CCAAGCAAGTCATTGAGCTTGGGGGTGCCCAGCAGACTACTTTTACAGACCTGGTGGCACAGCTAGGACTGGCATCTTCTCTAAGACCAGAAGGCCAATACACTCTCCTGGCACCTCTGAATGGTGCTTTCTCAG ATGACACCTTAAGGATGGATCAACGCCTTCTTAAAACAATCCTGCAGAATCACATTATAAAAGTGAAAGTTGGGCTCAATGAACTGTACAATGGACAAGAGCTGGAGACTATTGGAGGAAAACTGCTTAGAGTCTTTGTGTATCGCACA GCTGTATGTATTGAAAATTCGTGCATGGTCAGAGGAAGTAAAGAAGGAAGGAATggttttattcacattttcagaCAGATCATCAATCCAGCAGAAAAGACATTGCATGAAATGCTAAGAAATGATAAACGGTTTAG CGTTTTCCTCAGTCTGGTGAAAGCTGCAGATTTAGATGATGTTCTGTCACGGCCTGGAGAATGGACTCTGTTTGTTCCAACTAATGATGCCTTTAAAGGTTTGACTGATGACGATAAGGATATATTGATAA gaGACAAAAATGCTCTCAGGAACATTCTCCTTTACCACTTGACACAAGGAGTTTTCATTGGAAGTGGCTTTGAGCCTGGTGTGACAAACATTCTTAAAACTATCCAAGGAGGGAAACTCTACTTGAAAACA GTGAATGATACTCTTCTGGTTAATGAACTGAAATCAAGAGAATCTGATCTCATGGCAACCAATGGTGTCATTCATGTTATTGATAAACTGCTATATCCAGCGG ATCTGCCTGTTGGAAATGATCAATTGCTCACAATCCTGAAGAAGTTGATTAAGTACATTCAAATTAAG tTTGTTCGTGACAGTACCTTCAAAGAGATTCCACTGACGTTTTACA AAATTAACATAATTGAAAGCAACGTCCAGCCCATCATCAGAAAGGAAG ACCCATCTATCACACAGCTCACTAAATTAATTGAAGGGGAACCTGAGTTCAAAATAGTCAGGGAAGGGGAGACAATAACTAAAGTGATTCATGGAG AACCAATTATTAAAACATATACCAAAATCATTGATGGGCGACCTGTGgaagtgacagagaaaaaagtaacagaagaaagaattatTCAAG gtcctgaaataaaatataccaGAATTACTGCAGGTGGTTCAGACAATgaagaaaagttaaagaaatTGCTTGAGGAAG aagCACCTGTACGGAAAGTACAACCAACCAGGAGGACACAag GAAGAAGGAGGACAAGACTAGTTCATTCCTAA
- the POSTN gene encoding periostin isoform X15 — translation MKIFFLVTFSIFLLSAFEQAAASAHYDKILTHSRIRARDQGPNVCALQQVMGTKKKYFSTCRNWYQGAICGKKATVLYECCPGYMKMDGMRGCPAVAPIDHVYGTLGIVGATSTQQYSDISKLREEIEGRGSFTFFAPSNEAWEQLNSEIHRNLVDNVNIELYNALHHHMVNKRMLTKDLKNGMTLVSMYNNQKLLINHYPNGVVTVNCARIIHGNQIATNGVVHVIDRVLTAVGNTIQDFIEVEDDLSSLRAAAITSDVLDILGRPGHYTLFAPTNEAFERLPRGVLERIMGDKVASEALVKFHILNTLQCSEAITGGAVYETLEGNTVEVGCDGESLTVNGVKMVKRKDIVTSNGVIHLIDEVLIPDSAKQVIELGGAQQTTFTDLVAQLGLASSLRPEGQYTLLAPLNGAFSDDTLRMDQRLLKTILQNHIIKVKVGLNELYNGQELETIGGKLLRVFVYRTAVCIENSCMVRGSKEGRNGFIHIFRQIINPAEKTLHEMLRNDKRFSVFLSLVKAADLDDVLSRPGEWTLFVPTNDAFKGLTDDDKDILIRDKNALRNILLYHLTQGVFIGSGFEPGVTNILKTIQGGKLYLKTVNDTLLVNELKSRESDLMATNGVIHVIDKLLYPADLPVGNDQLLTILKKLIKYIQIKFVRDSTFKEIPLTFYKINIIESNVQPIIRKEDPSITQLTKLIEGEPEFKIVREGETITKVIHGGPEIKYTRITAGGSDNEEKLKKLLEEEAPVRKVQPTRRTQGRRRTRLVHS, via the exons AACTGTCTTATATGAGTGCTGTCCTGGCTATATGAAGATGGATGGTATGAGAGGATGTCCTGCAG TTGCTCCTATTGATCACGTATATGGCACACTTGGTATTGTGGGAGCTACCTCCACACAGCAGTATTCTGACATATCAAAGCTGAGAGAAGAGATTGAGGGTCGAGGATCATTCACTTTCTTTGCACCAAGCAATGAAGCCTGGGAGCAATTAAATTca gaaATTCACAGAAATTTGGTTGACAATGTAAATATTGAACTATATAACGCTCTCCACCATCACATGGTAAACAAGCGCATGTTGACAAAAGATCTTAAGAATGGCATGACTCTGGTGTCTATGTATAATAACCAGAAATTGCTAATTAACCATTATCCTAATGGA GTTGTTACTGTTAACTGTGCCAGGATCATCCATGGAAACCAGATCGCTACCAATGGTGTTGTTCATGTCATTGATCGTGTCCTGACTGCTGTTGGAAATACCATTCAAGATTTCATTGAAGTTGAGGATGATCTTTCATCTCTTAGA gcTGCTGCCATTACATCAGATGTTTTGGATATTCTTGGAAGGCCTGGTCATTACACACTCTTTGCTCCCACTAATGAAGCTTTTGAGAGACTTCCAAGGGGAGTCTTAGAAAGGATCATGGGTGACAAGGTGGCTTCTGAAG CTCTCGTGAAGttccatattttaaatactctcCAGTGCTCTGAAGCCATCACAGGTGGAGCTGTCTATGAAACCTTGGAAGGAAACACAGTTGAAGTTGGTTGTGATGGTGAAAGTCTGACTGTGAATGGAGTGAAGATGGTGAAACGCAAAGATATTGTGACAAGCAATGGCGTTATCCACCTCATTGATGAAGTGCTAATTCCTGATTCTG CCAAGCAAGTCATTGAGCTTGGGGGTGCCCAGCAGACTACTTTTACAGACCTGGTGGCACAGCTAGGACTGGCATCTTCTCTAAGACCAGAAGGCCAATACACTCTCCTGGCACCTCTGAATGGTGCTTTCTCAG ATGACACCTTAAGGATGGATCAACGCCTTCTTAAAACAATCCTGCAGAATCACATTATAAAAGTGAAAGTTGGGCTCAATGAACTGTACAATGGACAAGAGCTGGAGACTATTGGAGGAAAACTGCTTAGAGTCTTTGTGTATCGCACA GCTGTATGTATTGAAAATTCGTGCATGGTCAGAGGAAGTAAAGAAGGAAGGAATggttttattcacattttcagaCAGATCATCAATCCAGCAGAAAAGACATTGCATGAAATGCTAAGAAATGATAAACGGTTTAG CGTTTTCCTCAGTCTGGTGAAAGCTGCAGATTTAGATGATGTTCTGTCACGGCCTGGAGAATGGACTCTGTTTGTTCCAACTAATGATGCCTTTAAAGGTTTGACTGATGACGATAAGGATATATTGATAA gaGACAAAAATGCTCTCAGGAACATTCTCCTTTACCACTTGACACAAGGAGTTTTCATTGGAAGTGGCTTTGAGCCTGGTGTGACAAACATTCTTAAAACTATCCAAGGAGGGAAACTCTACTTGAAAACA GTGAATGATACTCTTCTGGTTAATGAACTGAAATCAAGAGAATCTGATCTCATGGCAACCAATGGTGTCATTCATGTTATTGATAAACTGCTATATCCAGCGG ATCTGCCTGTTGGAAATGATCAATTGCTCACAATCCTGAAGAAGTTGATTAAGTACATTCAAATTAAG tTTGTTCGTGACAGTACCTTCAAAGAGATTCCACTGACGTTTTACA AAATTAACATAATTGAAAGCAACGTCCAGCCCATCATCAGAAAGGAAG ACCCATCTATCACACAGCTCACTAAATTAATTGAAGGGGAACCTGAGTTCAAAATAGTCAGGGAAGGGGAGACAATAACTAAAGTGATTCATGGAG gtcctgaaataaaatataccaGAATTACTGCAGGTGGTTCAGACAATgaagaaaagttaaagaaatTGCTTGAGGAAG aagCACCTGTACGGAAAGTACAACCAACCAGGAGGACACAag GAAGAAGGAGGACAAGACTAGTTCATTCCTAA